From Ornithorhynchus anatinus isolate Pmale09 chromosome X3, mOrnAna1.pri.v4, whole genome shotgun sequence, the proteins below share one genomic window:
- the ORNANAV1R3006 gene encoding vomeronasal 1 receptor ornAnaV1R3006, which yields MFLVYLSISVAQPQQKKHTDLILTHLTVTNTVTLLTRGVPEMMVVFGMKNILDDVGCKVIVYVRRVARDLSICSTCLLSVFQAVTISPGTSWLSRFKPRAPHYILPSFFFFWLLNMLISINIIESAKAVRNGSNTENTYITKYCSTIPKSSDVTVTLTLTCMTFRDLVFVFLMSWASGYMVFVLHRHQGRVRHIHGTGRSPKSSTETRAIHTILLLVGCFVSFYCINGLITLHLSFLKDHDTELQSVMNFLSTCFPSLSPLVLICRDPRFPWPQCVLEMTSCFGPSVEHRDQRIATRTFSVSKFPQENVCLRA from the coding sequence ATGTTCTTGGTGTACCTCTCCATCTCTGTGGCTCAGCCCCAGCAGAAGAAGCACACAGACCTGATCCTCACCCACCTGACGGTGACCAACACGGTGACCCTTCTCACGCGGGGCGTCCCAGAGATGATGGTGGTCTTTGGGATGAAGAATATTCTGGATGACGTTGGGTGCAAGGTAATCGTGTATGTGAGGAGAGTGGCTCGGGATCTGTCCATCTGCTCCACCTGTCTCCTGAGCGTGTTCCAGGCCGTCACCATCAGTCCCGGCACCTCCTGGTTGTCCCGGTTCAAGCCCAGAGCCCCCCATtacatcctcccttccttcttcttcttctggctcCTGAATATGCTGATCTCCATCAATATAATTGAATCCGCTAAAGCCGTTAGAAACGGCAGCAACACGGAAAATACTTACATCACGAAATACTGTTCTACTATACCCAAGAGCAGTGACGTTACCGTCACTCTAACTTTAACTTGCATGACTTTCCGAGACCTCGTCTTCGTGTTCCTCATGAGCTgggccagcggctacatggtgttCGTGCTACACCGACACCAAGGACGAGTCCGGCACATCCACGGCACCGGCCGCTCCCCGAAATCCTCCACGGAGACCCGAGCCATtcacaccatcctcctcctcgtcggCTGCTTTGTTTCCTTCTATTGCATCAACGGTCTCATCACCCTTCATTTGAGCTTCTTGAAGGATCACGACACTGAACTTCAGAGTGTCATGAACTTCCTGTCGACGTGTTTTCCCTCGCTCTCCCCCTTGGTGTTGATCTGCCGAGATCCCCGTTTCCCCTGGCCCCAGTGCGTCCTCGAGATGACGAGTTGTTTCGGTCCTTCCGTGGAACACAGGGATCAACGTATCGCCACCCGGACCTTTTCTGTCTCCAAGTTTCCCCAGGAAAACGTCTGCCTCCGGGCATGA
- the ORNANAV1R3007 gene encoding vomeronasal 1 receptor ornAnaV1R3007 yields MKTLLLSDQVLGISFLSQTVVGVLGNSAMFLVYVHIFVARPQRKKPTDLILTHLTVTNTVTLLTRGVPETMAAFGMKNILDDVGCKIVVYLRRVARGLSICTTCLLSVFQAVTVSPGTSRWSRFKPRAPHYILPSFLFFWNLNLLIYVSLITTAQATKNVTTTGHTYISKYCSTIPKSNEFGVVVTLTAMTLRDLVFVLLMTWASGYMVIVLHRHHRQVQHIHGTARAPKSSAETRAIHTILLLVSCFVGIYWIDCSINLYMSFVKGYDSELQSTIAFLSAFYPSICPLVLITRDPRFPKPECLSQNGRPLSLPADHQGEHVSAPASSRTSP; encoded by the coding sequence ATGAAGACACTGCTTTTAAGTGACCAGGTATTGGgaatctccttcctctctcagacCGTGGTGGGCGTGCTGGGGAACTCGGCGATGTTCTTGGTGTACGTCCACATCTTCGTGGCTCGGCCCCAGCGGAAGAAGCCCACGGACCTGATCCTCACCCACCTGACCGTGACCAACACGGTGACCCTCCTCACGCGGGGCGTCCCGGAGACGATGGCGGCCTTCGGGATGAAGAATATTCTGGATGATGTCGGCTGCAAGATCGTCGTGTATTTGAGGAGAGTGGCCCGGGGCCtgtccatctgcaccacctgcctcctgagcgtgtTCCAGGCCGTCACCGTCAGCCCCGGCACCTCCCGGTGGTCCCGGTTCAAACCCAGAGCCCCCCATtacatcctcccctccttcctcttcttctggaacCTCAATTTGTTGATCTACGTCAGCTTAATCACTACGGCTCAAGCCACCAAAAACGTCACCACCACAGGACACACTTACATTTCAAAATATTGTTCTACCATCCCCAAGAGTAACGAGTTCGGCGTGGTGGTAACTCTCACCGCCATGACCCTCCGAGACCTCGTCTTCGTGTTGCTCATGACCTgggccagcggctacatggtgaTCGTGTTGCACCGACACCACAGACAAGTCCAGCACATCCACGGCACCGCCCGGGCCCCGAAATCCTCCGCCGAGACCAGGGCCATtcacaccatcctgcttctcgtcAGCTGCTTCGTGGGCATTTACTGGATCGACTGTAGCATCAACCTCTATATGAGTTTTGTAAAGGGGTATGATAGCGAGCTGCAGAGCACCATAGCCTTTCTGTCAGCCTTCTACCCATCCATCTGCCCCTTGGTGCTGATCACCAGAGATCCTCGTTTCCCTAAGCCCGAGTGTCTCTCCCAGAATGGGAGACCCCTTTCACTTCCCGCGGATCACCAGGGTGAGCACGTCTCCGCCCCGGCTTCTTCCCGAACGTCTCCGTGA